One stretch of Kluyveromyces marxianus DMKU3-1042 DNA, complete genome, chromosome 8 DNA includes these proteins:
- the TY2B-LR1 gene encoding uncharacterized protein, which yields MRKMHVWDENNLIDISEVDRNKVINPMLVFSIKRDGTKKCRLVARGDQQDLSTYSKDRQQDTINNMALMTVLAVALDHNLIIKQLDISSAYLYADLKEEIYIRAPPHIKQKDKVLRLNKSLYGLKQSGANWQKTIKDYLKGKCELEEMRFWPCVFTKGKFLEIIVCLFVDDIVIAGNNVNTINQFITDLQNRFDTRIVNDGSPNERDAVRYDILGIDVEYKKGVSMKFGMLESLTKKLPLLGVEFKKESRYNIVPGTPNRSLNQDLDIPCDKDYNAKVNWIQRAIGLSNYVAMKYRFDIAYYTNILAQHQLYPSDAVLFETERLLQYLWTTRGKRLVWKRNEKETSELIGLTDASHAKGLKYKSQAGYFCIWNGKKLFARSTRTSYVCESSTQSETYAASECLAISRSINYLLSTLTGKKPDQILLTDNTALINSIKGTKTINLDPDIMI from the coding sequence ATGCGTAAAATGCATGTCTGGGACGAAAATAATCTAATAGATATTTCGGAGGTAGACCGAAATAAAGTGATTAACCCAATGCTAGTGTTCAGCATTAAAAGAGATGGTACGAAGAAGTGTAGATTGGTTGCAAGAGGAGACCAACAAGACCTCAGCACTTATTCGAAAGATAGACAACAAGATACCATCAACAACATGGCGCTTATGACAGTGTTAGCTGTAGCACTAGATCATAATTTAATTATCAAACAATTGGATATTTCATCCGCTTACCTATACGCTGATCTTAAAGAGGAGATATATATTCGTGCACCACCTCATATCAAGCAAAAGGATAAAGTATTAAGACTCAATAAATCCTTATACGGTCTAAAGCAAAGCGGAGCCAATTGGCAGAAAACAATTAAGGATTACCTAAAAGGCAAATgtgaattggaagaaatgaGATTTTGGCCTTGCGTCTTTACTAAAGGTAAATTCCTAGAAATAATTGTATGTTTATTCGTTGATGACATAGTCATAGCCGGCAACAACGTTAACACAATAAACCAATTCATAACAGATCTACAAAACAGATTTGATACTAGAATAGTGAACGACGGTTCACCAAACGAACGTGACGCAGTTCGATATGACATCTTGGGCATAGATGTAGAATACAAAAAGGGTGTAAGCATGAAGTTTGGAATGCTAGAAAGTTTAACTAAGAAACTACCACTACTAGGGGTtgaattcaagaaagaatcaagaTACAACATAGTCCCAGGAACCCCAAACAGATCTTTAAATCAAGATTTGGATATACCATGTGATAAAGATTACAATGCAAAAGTAAATTGGATCCAAAGAGCGATTGGATTAAGCAATTACGTTGCCATGAAGTACAGATTTGACATAGCGTACTATACTAACATATTAGCACAACATCAACTATACCCCAGTGATGCGGTACTATTTGAGACTGAAAGATTATTGCAGTACTTATGGACGACGAGAGGCAAACGTTTAGTGtggaaacgaaacgaaaaggAGACGTCAGAGTTAATAGGCCTAACAGACGCATCTCATGCCAAAGGTTTAAAATATAAATCCCAAGCAGGATACTTTTGCATAtggaatggaaagaaaTTATTTGCAAGATCAACTAGAACATCTTATGTGTGTGAATCATCCACACAATCTGAGACATACGCTGCAAGTGAATGTCTTGcaatatcaagaagtatAAATTATCTACTTTCTACGCTCACCGGTAAGAAACCAGATCAGATTTTACTTACCGATAACACAGCACTAATAAATTCGATAAAGGGAACTAAAACCATAAACCTGGATCCAGACATAATGATTTAA